From Cercospora beticola chromosome 6, complete sequence, a single genomic window includes:
- a CDS encoding uncharacterized protein (BUSCO:EOG09262GLP~CAZy:GT76): MGRAADNAGPTAAAGRTSYTNSDTSTNKITQLITCFCLWKLLLVLIAAASPGPGYDTSTQLLLRPNANTANSWLDHLAIRLTRWDGLYFASASANGQVFEQQWAFSPFLTRVTSTFAGVLFPTAHEPSIASHALAAIFFSHLSHLIAVILLFQLTYKIIPSDHETKGRIAYIAARLHIFSPAGLFLSAPYGEAAFAMAHFAGLLCYVEAKRIVNTAPVLSALWTLASGFAIGVSTMIRSNGLFSGLLFAWDALAFVPHFGQMLRQREWVRLNGLLSSLAAGLFVGIGYALPQVFAYLEYCTKGNDRPWCHSTLPSIYSFVQAHYWGVGFLKYWTLSNAPLFALAVPMLGVFMCTGYMALNKTEIDSLVNAARTAKGDGAQAQSHSDGLFRHIMSRFALPQLVLALLALTSFHVQIINRISSGYPVWYIVLAVIIQQGNRALEVEGSAVRFIHRHAQSLVRLSVMYAIVQGGLYASFMPPA; encoded by the exons ATGGGCCGCGCCGCTGACAATGCCGGgcctactgctgctgctggacggACAAGCTACACCAATTCAGATACGTCAACGAACAAGATCACTCAACTGATTACATGCTTCTGCCTCTGGAAATTACTCCTCGTGCTGATAGCCGCTGCGAGCCCAGGTCCGGGCTATGACACGTCTACCCAGCTGCTCCTTCGCCCAAATGCAAACACCGCGAACTCGTGGCTGGATCATTTGGCAATAAGATTGACGCGCTGGGATGGCCTGTATTTCGCAAGTGCATCCGCAAATGGCCAAGTATTCGAACAGCAATGGGCCTTCAGTCCCTTCCTGACCAGAGTCACATCAACTTTCGCTGGAG TATTGTTTCCTACTGCTCATGAACCAAGCATCGCCTCCCACGCTCTGgctgccatcttcttctctcatcTCTCTCATCTCATCGCAGTCATACTGCTATTCCAGCTCACTTACAAAATAATACCCTCGGACCATGAGACGAAAGGACGGATTGCCTACATCGCAGCGCGTCTCCACATTTTTTCTCCCGCAGGCCTATTTCTATCAGCACCATACGGCGAAGCTGCGTTCGCCATGGCTCACTTTGCCGGCCTCTTGTGTTATGTGGAAGCTAAAAGAATTGTCAACACGGCGCCTGTCTTGTCGGCTTTATGGACTCTCGCATCTGGATTCGCAATCGGCGTATCGACCATGAtccgcagcaatggcttgTTCAGTGGATTGTTGTTCGCCTGGGACGCACTGGCCTTTGTGCCACACTTTGGCCAGATGTTACGCCAGCGCGAGTGGGTCAGACTGAATGGTCTGCTGAGTAGCCTTGCTGCTGGACTATTTGTCGGTATTGGTTATGCGCTGCCCCAGGTCTTTGCTTATCTGGAGTACTGCACCAAGGGCAACGACAGACCCTGGTGTCACAGCACATTACCCAGCATTTACTCGTTCGTACAGGCTCACTATTGGGGAGTTGGCTTCCTCAAGTACTGGACTCTCTCCAACGCACCTCTGTTTGCTCTTGCAGTCCCTATGCTGGGAGTCTTTATGTGTACGGGGTACATGGCGTTGAACAAGACAGAAATCGACAGCCTTGTCAATGCAGCAAGGACTGCAAAAGGCGATGGCGCCCAAGCACAGTCGCATAGTGATGGCCTATTTCGACACATCATGAGCCGTTTTGCTCTACCACAGCTCGTGCTTGCATTGCTGGCCTTGACGAGCTTTCATGTTCAAATAATCAATCGCATTTCTTCTGGCTATCCGGTGTGGTACATTGTATTGGCGGTCATAATACAGCAAGGCAACAGGGCCCTGGAAGTCGAAGGCAGCGCTGTGCGCTTCATTCACAGGCATGCACAGAGCCTTGTGAGATTGAGTGTCATGTATGCTATCGTTCAAGGTGGGCTATATGCTAGCTTCATGCCGCCTGCGTAA